From the genome of Streptomyces sp. JH34:
AGGGCCGCCGGCGCGCCGGCGGCGATGACGGTGATCCCCACGACGGCAACGCCGGCGACGAGCCGGCTGCGTACCCGCACGGTCCGCTTGGAGGCACCCGCTGCCTGAGGCGCCGCCCCGGGTTCCACGCGCGTGCTGTCCTTGCTCCGAGGCCGCTTCTTCTGCACCGGTGCTCGCAATCTTGACTCGTCCGCCCTTGAAGCAGAGGTGACGCACGGTCACGTGAAATGGGCACCCCGCCCTGATGTGCACCGTACGGCTTCCGACCATTCCAGCGCTTTTGAGAGGGGGCCGTGCATCAACCGCTCCGCCACTCGAACGAGTGAACCGCAATCCGGAGTTGGCGAACAAGTCTCCCCACACCGGCCGCAGGCCATGCACGGACCGCCGGGTGGAAGTTCGCGCCGGGCTTTGGCAGTATGCCCGCCCGCATATGCACGGAGCACTGTTTTCCGCCGCAGCGGGCCGTGTGACCTGCTGGTACGACCCCACCGGGGACGTGCGGGCCCCGTGAAGGCATCGTGCAGACTGGCCGGATGCGTATCGAACTCGCCACCGTGCCGGGCAGTCCCGAACGCCCCAACGAGGACTGGGCGTCGACCACCGTCCCAGCAGGAGGGCAGGGTGGCGCCCTCGTCCTCCTGGACGGCGTGACACCGCCCCCGGGCGGCGACGGCTGTGTGCACTCGGTTCCGTGGTTCACCGCGCGGCTCGGCGGCGCCCTGGCCGAACTGTCCGCTTCGCGACGGGATCTGACACTGTCCGAGATCCTTTCCGGGTCCATCCTGCGTACCGCCGACGCACACCGCTCCCCGTGTGACCTTTCTCACCCGCGCACGCCGCAGGCGACGGTGGTCCTGGCGCGTTGGGACCACCGGCGGGTCGAACACCTGGTGCTCTCCGACTCGGTGCTGCTCGTCGAGGCCCCCGACGGCACGGTCCGGCCGCTGCTCGACGACCGCCTCGACCGGCTGCCCCCGGGCTCGCTCACCTCCGAGGAGATCGCCGACGCGCGTGCGCGGAACAAGGAGGGCGGCTTCTTCACGGCGGCCGCCGACCCTCTGGTGTCGTCACGCGCGGTGACCGGCGAGACCCCGCGGGCCGAGGTCCGGGCCCTGGCGGCGCTGACCGACGGGGCGAGCCGCTGGACGGAGAAGTTCGGGGAGGGCGACTGGGCGGCCACCCTGAAGGTGCTGCGCCAGGAGGGGCCGCAGGGTCTGATCGACCGCGTCCGGGACCTGGAGCGGGCCGACACCGGCCGGGTGTACCTGCGGCGCGGCAAGACGCACGACGACGCCACGGCGCTCCTCGTGGAGCTGTAGCCGTCGTCGCGGCGCGCGCCTCACCCCTCCGCGCGCTCGTTGAAGTGGTGCAGCAGACGCGCCAGTTCCGCGACCTCCGCCCGGTCCCAGCCCGCGAACTTGCGGGCGTAGCGGCCGCGACGGGCGTCACGGACGCTGCGGAAACGCGCGAGACCGTCGTCCGTGAGGTGCACGAGCGACGCGCGGCCGTCCGCCGGGTCGGTCTCCCGGGCCACCAGCCCGAGGCCTTCCAGGGCCCGCAGCTGGCGGCTCATGGTCGCCTTGCCCACGCCGAAGTAGGCGGCGAGGTCCGTGGCACGCTGCCGTCCCGCCGACTCCAGCCGCACGAGGAGACCGTAGGCCGCGGCTTCCAGGTCCGGGTGCACCTCGCGGGCCATCTCCCCGGAGTTGGCCCGCGCCCGGCGCAGGAAGACCGCCAACTCGCGCTCCAGGGCGAGGAACTCATGGTCCACACCATTTCCGGCCGTCGGGCCGGGTCCATCGCCGCTTCCGCTCCCGTGCACGTCAGCACCCCTCATACGCTTTCCCGCCGATGAAAGTTTCTTTCAACTGGGGCC
Proteins encoded in this window:
- a CDS encoding protein phosphatase 2C domain-containing protein, with translation MRIELATVPGSPERPNEDWASTTVPAGGQGGALVLLDGVTPPPGGDGCVHSVPWFTARLGGALAELSASRRDLTLSEILSGSILRTADAHRSPCDLSHPRTPQATVVLARWDHRRVEHLVLSDSVLLVEAPDGTVRPLLDDRLDRLPPGSLTSEEIADARARNKEGGFFTAAADPLVSSRAVTGETPRAEVRALAALTDGASRWTEKFGEGDWAATLKVLRQEGPQGLIDRVRDLERADTGRVYLRRGKTHDDATALLVEL
- a CDS encoding MarR family transcriptional regulator; protein product: MRGADVHGSGSGDGPGPTAGNGVDHEFLALERELAVFLRRARANSGEMAREVHPDLEAAAYGLLVRLESAGRQRATDLAAYFGVGKATMSRQLRALEGLGLVARETDPADGRASLVHLTDDGLARFRSVRDARRGRYARKFAGWDRAEVAELARLLHHFNERAEG